The following are encoded together in the Phaseolus vulgaris cultivar G19833 chromosome 9, P. vulgaris v2.0, whole genome shotgun sequence genome:
- the LOC137820858 gene encoding tubulin alpha-4 chain-like, which produces MRECISIHIGQAGIQVGNACWELYCLEHGIQPDGQMPSDKTVGGGDDAFNTFFSETGAGKHVPRAIFVDLEPTVIDEVRSGPYRQLFHPEQLISGKEDAANNFARGHYTIGKEIVDLCLDRIRKLADNCTGLQGFLVFNAVGGGTGSGLGSLLLERLSVDYGKKSKLGFTVYPSPQVSTSVVEPYNSVLSTHSLLEHTDVAVLLDNEAIYDICKRSLDIERPTYTNLNRLVSQVISSLTASLRFDGALNVDVTEFQTNLVPYPRIHFMLSSYAPVISAEKAYHEQLSVAEITNSAFEPSSMMAKCDPRHGKYMACCLMYRGDVVPKDVNAAVATIKTKRTIQFVDWCPTGFKCGINYQPPTVVPGGDLAKVQRAVCMISNSTSVAEVFSRIDHKFDLMYAKRAFVHWYVGEGMEEGEFSEAREDLAALEKDYEEVGAESGDAEDGDGDEDY; this is translated from the exons ATGAGAGAGTGCATTTCAATCCACATCGGTCAGGCCGGTATCCAGGTCGGAAACGCATGCTGGGAACTCTATTGCCTCGAGCATGGCATCCAg CCCGACGGACAGATGCCCAGTGACAAGACCGTTGGCGGCGGAGACGATGCCTTCAACACGTTCTTCAGCGAGACCGGCGCCGGGAAACACGTGCCACGCGCCATCTTCGTGGATCTTGAGCCCACCGTCATCGACGAAGTCCGAAGCGGGCCCTACCGCCAGCTCTTCCACCCGGAACAGCTCATCAGCGGCAAGGAAGACGCCGCCAACAACTTTGCGCGTGGCCACTACACAATTGGCAAGGAGATTGTCGATCTCTGCCTCGACAGGATCCGTAAGCTCGCCGATAACTGTACCGGTCTCCAGGGTTTCCTCGTCTTCAACGCCGTGGGTGGCGGCACAGGTTCCGGCCTGGGATCGCTTCTCCTGGAGCGTCTATCCGTTGACTACGGGAAAAAGTCCAAGCTCGGTTTCACCGTTTATCCATCTCCTCAGGTTTCGACCTCCGTGGTGGAGCCGTATAACAGTGTTCTCTCAACTCATTCTCTTCTGGAACACACCGATGTCGCCGTGCTTCTTGACAACGAAGCGATCTACGACATTTGCAAGAGATCCCTCGACATCGAGCGCCCTACCTACACCAATCTCAACCGTCTCGTTTCTCAG GTGATTTCATCCCTGACTGCTTCTTTGAGGTTTGATGGAGCACTAAATGTTGATGTGACTGAGTTTCAAACAAACTTGGTTCCTTACCCGAGGATCCATTTCATGCTTTCCTCTTATGCCCCTGTTATCTCTGCTGAGAAAGCATACCATGAGCAACTTTCCGTTGCTGAGATTACCAACAGCGCCTTTGAACCATCTTCCATGATGGCGAAATGCGACCCTCGTCATGGGAAGTACATGGCGTGTTGTTTGATGTACCGGGGTGATGTTGTGCCGAAGGATGTGAATGCTGCTGTGGCGACCATCAAGACGAAGAGAACCATCCAGTTTGTGGATTGGTGTCCCACTGGGTTCAAGTGTGGTATCAATTACCAGCCTCCAACGGTTGTTCCCGGTGGAGACCTTGCGAAGGTGCAGAGGGCTGTGTGCATGATTTCTAACTCAACGAGTGTGGCTGAAGTGTTCTCCAGGATTGATCATAAGTTTGATCTGATGTATGCTAAGAGGGCCTTCGTGCACTGGTATGTGGGTGAAGGTATGGAAGAGGGTGAGTTCTCAGAGGCTCGTGAGGACCTTGCTGCTCTTGAGAAAGACTACGAGGAGGTTGGTGCCGAATCTGGCGATGCAGAAGATGGTGACGGAGATGAGGATTATTAG
- the LOC137820857 gene encoding xylulose kinase 2, whose translation MAELTLPQDSYFLGFDSSTQSLKATVLDSNLHIVASELVHFDSDLPHYKTKDGVYRDPSGSGRIVSPTLMWVEALDLMLQKLSKSGFDLAKVAAVSGSGQQHGSVYWKNGSSQILSSLDPKRTLLDQLEHAFSINESPVWMDCSTTAECRAIEKACGGALEFARITGSRAYERFTGPQIKKMFDTQPEVYDSTERISIVSSFMASLFVGVYAAIDHSDGAGMNLMDLKERTWSKVALEATAPGLESKLGALAPAYAVAGNIASYFVQRYHFNKDCLVVQWSGDNPNSLAGLTLNTPGDLAISLGTSDTVFMITENPNPGLEGHVFPNPVDAKGYMVMLVYKNGSLTREDVRNRCADKSWDVFNKFLEQTQPLNGGKLGFYYKEHEIIPPLPVGFHRYVIENFSDSLHELKEREVEEEFDPPSEVRAIVEGQFLSMRAHAERFGMPSPPKRIIATGGASANKCILSSIASIFGCDVYTVERPDSASLGAALRAAHGLLCKKKGSFIPISEMYMDKAEKTSLSCKLAVNAGDEELVSKYASIMKKRIEIENRLVQKLGRC comes from the exons ATGGCAGAATTAACTCTTCCTCAGGACTCGTACTTTCTGGGATTCGATAGTTCCACCCA GTCGTTAAAGGCCACAGTGTTGGACTCCAACCTCCACATCGTAGCCTCAGAGCTTGTTCATTTTGATTCCGACTTGCCCCATTACAAAACCAAAGATGGGGTTTACAGAGACCCCTCTGGCAGTGGCCGAATTGTTTCACCCACCTTGATGTGGGTGGAAGCTCTTGACCTAATGCTTCAGAAGCTTTCAAAATCAGGTTTTGATTTGGCCAAGGTTGCTGCTGTTTCTGGCAGTGGCCAACAGCATGGTAGCGTGTATTGGAAGAATGGTAGTTCTCAGATTCTGTCATCCTTGGATCCTAAGAGGACATTGTTGGATCAGCTTGAACATGCTTTTTCCATCAATGAATCCCCAGTTTGGATGGATTGTAGCACCACTGCTGAGTGTAGGGCTATAGAGAAGGCTTGTGGAGGGGCCTTGGAGTTTGCCCGCATAACGGGATCGCGTGCATATGAGAGGTTTACTGGGCCCCAGATCAAGAAAATGTTTGATACTCAGCCAGAAGTTTATGACAGCACTGAAAGGATCTCGATTGTTAGCTCATTTATGGCGTCTCTTTTTGTTGGTGTTTATGCTGCCATTGATCATTCTGATGGTGCAGGCATGAATTTGATGGACTTAAAAGAAAGAACATGGTCTAAAGTAGCACTCGAG GCCACTGCCCCTGGTTTGGAGTCAAAACTTGGAGCGTTAGCCCCTGCTTATGCTGTGGCTGGAAATATTGCTTCATATTTTGTGCAGAG aTATCACTTTAACAAAGATTGCTTGGTTGTTCAATGGTCAGGAGACAATCCCAATAGTTTGGCAG GTTTGACACTAAATACTCCTGGAGATCTCGCCATCAGCCTCGGCACTAGTGATACT GTATTTATGATCACAGAAAATCCTAATCCAGGATTGGAGGGACATGTCTTCCCTAATCCAGTTGATGCAAAAGGCTACATGGTAATGTTGGTATACAAAAATGGGTCACTTACCCGAGAAG ATGTTCGCAACCGTTGTGCAGATAAATCTTGGgatgttttcaataaatttctGGAGCAAACACAACCCCTAAATG GTGGAAAGTTAGGTTTCTACTACAAGGAGCATGAAATTATACCTCCTCTTCCAG TTGGTTTCCACCGCTATGTTATAGAAAATTTCTCAGATTCACTGCATGAACTCAAGGAACGAGAAGTGGAGGAGGAGTTTGATCCTCCATCTGAG GTACGAGCAATAGTTGAGGGTCAATTTCTCTCAATGAGGGCTCATGCTGAAAGATTTGGAATGCCTTCTCCTCCAAAGAGAATTATAGCCACTGGTGGAGCATCAGCAAATAAGTGCATCCTTAGCTCAATAGCTTCAATTTTTGGCTGTGATGTCTATACAGTTGAAAGACCTG ATTCAGCTTCACTTGGAGCTGCACTGAGAGCTGCTCATGGCTTGCTCTGCAAAAAGAAGGGCAGTTTTATACCCATATCAGAAATGTACATGGACAAAGCGGAGAAAACTTCTCTGAGCTGCAAGCTTGCAGTGAATGCTGGAGATGAGGAGCTGGTTTCCAAGTATGCATCCATCATGAAAAAGAGAATTGAGATAGAGAATCGTCTTGTCCAAAAGCTTGGACGCTGTTAA